CATTGCAGACGGCCGCGCTGGTGAAGAACGACGAAAACGTGTGGCGCTTCATCGGGTCCGGAGACCTGACGTGGCACCTGTGGAAGACGGAGGCCCACCACCTGCGCGTGCTGGCCAACGCGGGCGTGGACCGGTTCCAGCAGGAGAACTCGCTCTTCTTCCCGCCCGAGCTCAACTTCGAGCCCATCGATGACGGCCTGCCAGGCTCGTCGCTCTTCGGCACCAGCCAGGTGCGCAACCTGAACTCCGGCCTGAACCTGGTGCACACCTACAAGCCCACGTCGGGCGGCATCGTGGCGACCACGTCCGGCGGTCTCCAGTTCGAAGAGCGCAACATCGATTCCATCTACATCGTCAGCAAGAACCTGAACGCCGGCCAGCAGAACGTGGACAGCGGCACGGTGGTCAACCTGCGGCAGAACCGCTCGCTGGTGAGAGACCGGGGCTACTACGTCCAGGAGGAGGTCCTCCTGCTGGACGAGCGCCTGACGCTGGTGGGCGCGCTGCGCGGCGAGCAGAGCAGCGCCAACGGCAACCCCAACGCGCTGTTCCTGTACCCGAAGCTGGCCTCCGCCTACCGGATTCCCTCGTTCCACCCGAAGGTGAACGAGTTCAAGGTCCGCGCGGCCTACGGAGAGACGGGCAACCTTCCGCTGTACGGCATGAAGTTCAACGGCCTGCGCGCCACCGGCAACATCGCCGGCAGCCCCGGCCTGGTGGGCACGGGCATCGCGGGTGACCGGAACATCAAGCCGGAGCGGCAGCGCGAGGTCGAAGCCGGCGTGGACGCCCTCCTGTTCGGCGGCGACGTGGTCGCGGAAGTGTCCATCTACCAGCGAAACATCAGCGACCTGCTACTGCAGCGCGCCCTGGCCCCGTCCGGTGGCTTCGCCACGCAGATCTTCAATGGCGGCTCGCTGCGCAACCGTGGCGTCGAGGCCATGGTCCAGGTAACGCCCGTGCGCGGCGGCTTCGAGTGGACCAGCGGCGCGACGTTCGCCCTCAACCGCAGCCGGGTGACGGACCTGCCTGTTCCCGCGTTCCTCGCCGGTGGGTTCGGCACTGCCCTGGGCGCCTTCCGCATCCAGGAAGGCGCGACGGCGACGCAGATTGTGGGCAACGACGGCGTCGACGAGAACGGCCGCCCGATTGTGCGGAAGCTTGGCGACACCGAGCCCACCTTCCGCATGTCCTTCACCAACAGCCTCAAGTACCGGGACTTCAGCCTGTCCTTCCTGTTCGACTGGCAGCAGGGCAGCGACATCATCAACCTGACGCGGTACATCTACGACGACGCCGGGACGTCACCGGACTTCACGACGGGGGGCCGCGAGCGGCTCGTACGGCAACGTACGCACGCGAGCACGTACATCGAGGACGCCAGCTTCCTCAAGCTGCGTGAGGTGACCTTCATGTACCAGCTGCCCAAGGACTGGGTGTCCATGGTTCCAGCGGTGAAGTCCGCCCGGCTCAGCCTGAGCGGGCGCAACCTCATCACCTTGACTGGCTACTCCGGGTTGGATCCGGAGGTGAGCAACTTCGGCAACCAGGCCATCTCCCGCAACGTGGACGTGGCCCCCTTCCCTCCCAGCCGCAGCTTCTGGACCTCCCTCGACGTCGGGTTCTGAGCCATGACCATCCAACTGACCAAGAAGGCATTCGTGGGGCTCTTCACCGTCCTGGGCCTGAGCGGCTGCGGGAGCCTGGACGTCCCGGACCTGAACAACCCCAGCCTCGATGACTTCCGCGAGCGGCCCACGCGCCCCGCGGTGCTCACCGCCGCCACGGGATTGCTCCTCGGCCACCGCGCTGGTGTCGCCGCTCCCAACGGCTACGTGGCCCAGCTCGGCATCATCGGGCGCGAGGCGTACGTCTTCGACCCCGCGGACCCGCGCGCCGTCGGCGAACTGCTGGGCCCTACCCTGGACCCTGGCGGCCCGGCGTTCGGCGGCAATCACTGGACCAACCCCTACCTGAACATCCGCAACGCCAACGCGCTGCTGGACTCCCTCGACCAGGTCCCCAACACGCCCGACGCTGAGAAGGAGGGCCTCCGCGGCTTCGCGAAGACGATGCAAGCCCTGGACTTCCTCGTGGTCATCAACACGCGGGACATTGAAGGGGCCCCCATCGACGTCAACCTGCCCATTGGCCAACTGGCCCCCATCGTCGGCAAGGAGGCGGTGTTCGAGCGCATCGCCGCCCTGCTCGACGAGGGCCACGCCCACCTGGGGAGCGCGGGTGAGTCCTTCCCGTTCCAGCTCAGCCCAGGCTTCGCCGGCTTCAACACGCCCACGACGTTCCGACAGTTCAACCGCGCGCTCGCCGCGCGAGTGGCTGTGTACCGGGGACGCTACCCCGAGGCGCTCACCGCCCTGAGCCAGTCCTTCCTCAATCAGAGCGCATCGTTGGACCTGGGCGTCTATCACTCCTTCGGGACGAACTCCGGCGACACGGACAACGGCCTCATCAGCGTCAACGTCTACGCGCACCCGTCGATCGTCACTGACGCGGAGTTCCAGGAGAATGACACCGTGGATGACCGCGTCGTCCGGAAGCTCACGCGCCTGCCCGAGCCCAGGACCGCGGCGGACGGGAAGCTGTCGACGGAGTGGCGCTTCCGCATCTACCCCACGAACAACTCGCCCGTGCCCATCATCCGCAACGAGGAGCTCATCCTCCTGCGCGCCGAAGCCAACATTGGAGATCGGAACCTCGGACCGGCGGTGGACGACCTCAACTTCATCCGCACCACCTCCGGCCGGCTGCCCCCGCGCCTGGACATCGATGAGAACAATGCCCTGGATGAGTTGCTGAAGCAGAAGCGGTACTCGCTCCTGTTCGAGGGTGGCCACCGGTGGATTGACCTTCGGCGCTACGGGCGGCTCGACACGCTTCCCCGTGAGCTGGACCCGGACATCGAGCCCCACGAGCGCTTCCCCATCCCCGCAGCGGAGATGAACGCGCGGCAGTAAGCGCTGCTCGCAATCCCTGAAGCTCCAGGTGCACGGCAGACAGGCGTGCACCTGGAGCGCGGGCGCTCAGTCGCCCTGCTTCAGCCCGGCCCGTTCGGCGACGAGCGCCCCCAGCGCGGACCAGTCCAAATCGCCGTGGCCCTGCGCGACGCCTCCCAGGAACTGGTCCTTCACGAGGCTGGCCAGGGGCATGGGCACCTCGGCGGTGCGCGCGGCGCCCAGGACGAGCTCCACGTCCTTGAGGCCCAGCCGCATCTTGAAGCCCGCCGGGCTGTACTTCTCCTCGGCGATGAGCTGCGCGTACCCCTCGAAGATGGGTGCGCGCGCGAAGACGGACTGGAAGACCTCCAGGAACACCTTCGGCTCGATGCCGGACTTGCGCGTCAGGGCGAAGGACTCGGCGAGCGCCTCCATCATCGACGCGATGAGGAAGTTGCCCGACAACTTCACGACGTTGGCCGCCGGGGCACGGTCACCCAGCACGGTGAGGCCGCGCCCCAGCGTCTCCAGCAGCGGACGGCAGCGGTCCATGTCCTGCTTCGGACCGGCGGCCACCACCCACAGCTGCTTCGACGCCGCGGCGGTAGGGCGGCCGAACACCGGCGCGGCGAGATACCGCTGGCCGGCGCTCGCATGCGCCTCCGCCAACCGTTCGGAAAGCGCCACGGAGAGCGTGCTCGACGAGACGTGCACCGCGCCCGGCGCCAGTCCCGCCAGGAGGCCGTCCTGGCCGAACACCGCGGATGTCACGGCCGCATCGTCCGCCAGCATGCTGAAGACGACCTCCGCGCCTCGAGCCGCCTCCGCGGGGCTGCGGGCGACCCGCGCCCCCTTCTCTTTCAACGGCGCGGCCTTGGACTCGGTGCGGTTCCACACCGTCAGCTCGTGCCCCGCGGCCGCTAGGCTCGCCGCCATGGGCAGTCCCATGTTGCCCAGGCCAATGAATCCCACCTTCATGCGCGTCTCCTCCCGGAAACGGCCCGGATAATCCGCGCCCAGGAGCCCCACCACCGCAAAGCACGCGCACGTCCAGGAGCGAACGGGACGACCTATTCTGGCCGGTCCTCGGAGACATCCAGACGCTCGAAGGCGTGGCCCAGCGCCATGACGCCCAGCCACACCTCTCCCACCAACACCCCCGCCGCGACGAAGCCCGCCACGGGCAGGGCCCAGGGGCCCAACAGCGTCGACACAGGGAGGCCCACCACGAGCGCCACCAGCCCCGCGGGAATCAACCCCACCAGCATCACCACCAGCGTGCCCACGACGGCCAGCAGGCGCTGGCCCATCGCCTCGATGCCGCGTGCCCGCTCGCCTGTGTCTGCCGGTACCCACGAGGGAAAGAGGACCACCGCCGCGTTCTGCACGAAGAGGCCCGACAGCGACACGGCCGGAAGCAGGAACGCCAGCGCCAGCCCTCCGGGCCACCACCAGCCGCCCAGGCGCGAGGCCTCCACGCCGGGCCCCAGGACGAGCGCCACGGCCAACAGCGCGAGCTGGAACGAGGCCAGTGCCAGCGAGGATGCCGCCAACTGAGCGCGCACCACCTGCCGCCCTGTCAGTGGCATGGCGCGCAGCAGGTCCAGCTTGGGCAGGTCCATCCGCAGGTCCATGCGGAACGCGCTCGGCCCCACCACCGTCAGCATCACCGACAACGCCAGCGCCACCGGCCCGAGCACCCGCCGCGTGTCCGTGAACAGACGCGTGTCGCCCATCATCGCCGCGATGGCACCGCCCAGGATGATGAAGGCGAGGAACACCGCGAACCCGCCCCCCATCCGCTTGCGCGCAATCAGGTTCTTCCAGATGAGTGCCACCTCCGGTCGGCCTCGAGGCAGCAGCCGGAATGGAGGGCGGCTCAACGTGAGCGAGCCCACCCGCGTCATCCGCCCCGAGGCCCGCAGCATGCGCTCCCGTGAGCGGGACTCCGCGCGCACCACCGCCGTCTCCTCGAACGGAACTTCGGCCCAGAGCACCCAGCCGTAGTGCGCCGCCATCAGCGCCAACGCCGGTGGCAGGGCCCACAGGAAGTCGCCCACGCTCTGCGCCAGCGCGGGCGCCACCAGCAGCCGGCCCGGCCACAACACGGCCGCCACGCCGGGTGACACCGTCAGCGCCTGCAACCACCCGCGAAGCGCGCGGCCTGACGACAGGTCCTCGGGTACCGGGTGCTCTCGCAGCGAGGTGAACACCGCCAGCGCCACGAGCGCCAGGACACCACCCACCGCGCCCCAGCGGACCACCTGGCCCCAGAGGCCCCATGCCGACAGCCGCGTGCGCACGAAGGACGCCGCCGTCGAGTGCAGATAGAGCGTGCCCAGGGCCAGACACGCCCCCACGAAGAAGAGGGCGGGATGCGGGCTGATGGTCCTCCCAAGGAACAGCGTGGCGAACAGCGCGCCCAGCGACGTGCCCAGGAGCCCGCGCACCAGCTTGTATTGCAGCAGGGCCCTACGAGAAACGGGCGCGGGGAAGAGTTGCACCACCTCCGTCTCCGAGAAGGTCAGCGACGGCCGGTCCCGGCCCAGCGCCCACGCGGCGAACAATGTCCCCAGCGCGGAGCCGACCAGCGACAACTCGGCGAACAACCGCACACCTTCGGGCACCGTGCCCGCCGACCCACGGAAGTCCAAACGCCGGAAGAAGACGGAATAGAGATACGCCGCGCCTACCAGCACGCCCAGGAGGTAGCGCGGCTTGCGCAGCCGCTCCAACTGCCGCCGGATGCGATTGCGCCAGGTCGCGGCCCAGAGGAAGGCCACCGCGCGAGGGAAGCTCACGGCGCCTGGGTTCCCGAGCTGGTGATTCGGACGAAGAGCTCTTCCAGCGAGGCGTGCTCCCCTTCCGCGCCACTCAGTCGCGCGCGGATGTCTTCCAGGCTGCCCAGCGCCATGGCCTTGCCGCCCGCGATGACGAGCAGCCGGTGGCACAACTCCTCCACCAGCGGCAGCAGATGCGAGGACAACACCAGGGCCGCGCCCTCCTCCGCCCGGCGCCGCAGCGACGCCTTCATCCGCCGAATGCCGATGGGGTCCAGGCCGGTGAGTGGCTCGTCCAGGAGGATGAGCTTTGGCGAATGCAGGAAGCCACAGGCGATGGACAGCTTCTGCTTCATGCCTCGCGACAGCTCGCCCGGCAGGGACTTCTCCTTGCCCGTCAGCTCCATCTCCTCCAGCAGCGCGCGGCCCCGCTCCTCCCAGTCCTCCACGCCGTAGAGCCGCGCCGTGAAGTTCAGGTGCTCCCACACCGTGAGGTATTCAAAGAAGCGCGGCTCGTCCGGCAGGAAGGCCAGCGCGCGCTTCGCGTCCACCGGCGTCCGCGACAAGTCATATCCCGCGACCAGGATGCGGCCCGAGCTGGGCGGCAGGATGCCCGCCAGGCACCGCAACGTGGACGTCTTCCCCGCGCCGTTGGGCCCCACCAACCCGAGCACCTCGCCGGGCGCCACCTCGAAGGTGAGCCCCTGCACGGCCTTCACCTCGCCGTACGCCTTCTCCAGGCCCTCCACCCGCAGGACGGAATCCATTCGTGCGCGCTCGCCTTCAGTCCAGCTTCAGCAGGTCCCGAACGGTATCCAGCACGACCTTCGCCTGCACGGGTTTCACCAGGTACGCGCTCGCGCCCAGCTTCATCGCGCGCTCCCGGTCCGCCGCCGCACCCTCCGTGGTGACGACGATGATGGGGACGTTCCGGTACTCGGTCGCCTGCCGGATGTGGCTGATGAGCTTCAGCCCGTCCATCAGCGGCATGTTGATGTCCGTGAGCACCAGGTCGAAGCGGCCCTGCGTCAGCTTCTTCAAGCCCTCGGCGCCGTCCTGGGCCTCGGTACACACCACGCCGGACAGGCGCTGCAACGCGTACATGATGCTGCGCCGCATGGCCTGCGAGTCATCCACCACCAAGGCTCGAATCTGCTGCGTCATGGGCCGGGGACGTTAGCACCCGTGCGCCAGGGGCCGGAGTTTCAGCGCCGCCGCCGCGCCAGGGCCGCGAGCGCCGGGCCGATGTCACCCAGTGGAATCACCCGCTTCACCGCCCCGGTGGCGATGGCCTCCCCCGGCATGCCGAACACCACCGAGGTCTCCTCCGACTGCGCCCAGACCTCGCCGCCAGCGCGGTGCACCGCGCGCGCGCCCTCCGCACCGTCGGCGCCCATGCCCGTGAGCACCACCCCCAGGGCCTTGGCGCCGAGCACCTGCGCCATGCTGACGAAGAGGCGGTCCACACAGGGCGCGTACTTGTCCACGGGCGTGGGCGGCGGCGTTTGCAGCTCCAGCCGGGAGCCCCGCTCGGCCACCACCATGTGCCGCCCGCCTGGAGCGATGTACACGTGCCCGGGCTGTACCAGGTCTCCGTCACGAGCCTCCGTCACCGAGAAGGGGCCGATGCGGTCCAACCGGTCCGCGAAGGCGCGGGTGAACTGCGGCGGCATGTGCTGGCAGACCAACACGCACGGCGTGGGCTCCACGGCGAGTCCCTCCAGCACCCGCTGCACCGCGGGGGGGCCCCCCGTGGAGGCGCCCACGGCCACCACCAGTGGCGGCTCGCCCGCCACCGCCATGGCGCGAGCCCCTGGCGCCGCGTGCCGGTAACCGGGGCGCACGTGCCGCGCCGCCCGGACCTTCTCCAGCAGCTCCACCCGAAGCGCCTCCATGGCCTCGAACGTCGGGTGCTGCGGCTTGGCGATGAAGTCGAATGCCCCCAACTCCAGCGCCTTGAAGACATCCGAGCGGTGCGAATAGCTGGAGATGACGATGACGGGCGTGGGCGCCGTGCGCATGAGCAGGCGGAGGAATGTGTACCCGCCGAGCTTCGGCATCTCCAGGTCCAGCGTCACCACGTCGGGCTTCAGGTCCACGACCTTCTTCAGCCCCTCTTCGCCATCCGCCGCGCGGTCCACCACTCGCACGTCCGGCTCCGACTCCAACATCGTGGAGAGGGTCCGCCGGTTGTGGGCAGAGTCGTCGATGACCAGTACGGAGATGACGCCCTTGCTGCTCATCGACGCGCTCCTTCGTCCAGCTCCGGCCTCCGGTACACCAGGTCCCCGCGCAGGTGAACGAACTCGAAGTCCGAGCCCAGGTTCAGCAGGTTCTCTGAGTGTCCCAGCAGCAGGTACCCCCCTGGCACCAGCCGGTCCCGAACGATGCGCAGGAACTTCCGGCGTGCCGCCAGGTCGAAGTAGATGAGCACGTTGCGGCAGAACACCACGTCCATGCGTGGCACCAGTTGGCTACCCACCTCGTCCAGCAGGTTGTGGTGGCCAAACGACACCCAGGCGCGCACTTCGTCCCGGACGCGCACGCGGCTGTTGCCCAGCGAAACGAAGTGGCGTTCCAGCAATTCCGGCGAGGTGGCACGCAGCGCGGAAGGCCCGTACTCCGCTCGCCGCGCCATGGCCAACACGCGCCGGGAGATGTCCGTGCCCAGGACTTCCACGTCCCAGTCGTCGAAGCGGCGGCTGTCCTTGAGGAGCATCGCCAGCGTGTAGGCCTCCTCCCCGGACGAGCACCCCGCGGACCACACCCGCAGGCGCCGCAACCGCGCGTTGCGCTGCCCCACCACCGGGAGCAGTTCGTCCGTGAAGGCCTTGAGCTGCGTGGGCTCGCGGAAGAAGTACGTCTCGTGAGTGGTGAGGGATTCGACGGCCGCCTCCAACTCGGCGTGCCGGTTGGCGTCGTAGCGTAGGTAGCGGTGGTACGCGCCGTAGTCTGGCAGCCCCAGCAACTCCAGCCGGGGCCACAGCCGGCGCTCCATCACGAACTTCATGTCCTCGTGCACCAGGATGCCGCAGTGCGAATACACGTGGTCCCGGAGGAGACGGAACTCCTCCGCTGACATCTCCGGACGTCCGTCGTCGAAGCGCGCCATGAAGCCCTCTCAGCGCCGGAGCAGGCGCTCCACGGCATCGGAGAGGGCTCGCAGCGCCAGGGCGTCCGACTCCGCCTCCAGCGCCTCCCGGGCGGCGGACAGACACTCCGGCCCCGCCGAATCGCCCAGCACTCGCGCCGCCGCCGCGCGGACATCCCAGCGCGCATGACGCAGCAGGGACAGCGCCATCGTCACCCCGGCCGACGACTCCGCCCCCGCCACCAGCGCCGCCTTCACCACCTCCACGTCCGGATGCCCCGCGGCCTCCCGCAACACCCCTGGGCCCGCCGCTCCCATCCGCGCCAGGGCCCGCACCGCGGCCACCGCCAGCGCGCCATCCGCATCCCGCGTCAGGGCCACCAGGTCCGGCACCCGGTCCAACGCGCCGCAGTCCCCCGCCGCCTCCACCGCGGCCACCCGCACGGAGGGGTCCTCGTCCCTCAGGACCGGAGACAGCAGCGCGCCCGCGTCAGGCCCACCCAGTCGCGCCAGGGCCCGCGTGCCCGCGATGCGCACCGGCACGGACTCATCCGCGAGCGCCGCGCGCACCAACTCCCGACCGACGTCGCCATCCAGCTCACACGCCGCCACCACCGCCGCCGCCCGCCACCGAGGGTCCTCGTCCCGCGCCAGCCGCTTCAACGTGGGCAGGGCCGGCACTCCGCCCACGCGGGCCAGGGCGGCGACCGCCGCGGGCGTGGCCCTGCGCGCCACCGCGTCCTCCAGCGCCTCCAGCACCGCCGGCCGACACGACTCCGCCAGCCCGGCCAGGGAGCGCATCGCCGCGCCCGCGAGGGATGGCTCTTCCAGCAGGGCGACGAGCGGCGACACCGCCGAGGCCGCGCCTGTCCGCCCCAAGGCACGCACCACCACCGCGCGAAGCTCGTCCTCCACCCACTCCAGCAACGCGCACAGCGGCGCCACCGCCGAGGCGTCGACCAGGTCCACCAGCGCTTCGGCCGCGGCGGCCCGCGCCGGCAGGGACAAGTCCGGCAGGCGATGAAGCAAGATGTACCCGCCGTCCGGCCCCAACCTGCCCAGCGTGCGCAGGACCTCGCGCAGCAGCCGCGCCTCGCGCGCACACTCCGCCACGGGCACGGCCAGCGAAGCATCGCCCAGCGAGGCCACCGCCACCAGCGTGCCCGCGCACACCATGACGTCCTCGGACGCCAGCGCCGCAGTCAATCGCGGCGTCATACCGGGCAGGGGCAAGAGGGCCTTCCGCACCACCGCTTCGAGCTCCCCGCGCCGCGCGCCTGCGGAACGCGCGGCCTGGGTCCCCAGCGCGGACAGCGCCGCCTCTCGCACCGAGCGCAACTCCGACGTGAGCCCCTGGCAGATGCGCACCGTCGCGTCCGCCTCCGGAAGGAGGCCCAGCATCCGGTAGGCGCTCCGCTGAAGCCGAGGGTCCTCCAGCAAGGCCTTCACCACCGGCAGGGGCGCCGCATGCTGAAGCAGCGTCAACCCTTCCAGGGCGGACAGGCGAAGCAGCGGCTCCGGCTCGGCCAGCAGCGTCTCCAGCGCGGTGACGGCCTGCGCGCCGCCAATGCGTCCCAGCGCCTCCGCCGCGGACACACGCACGTTGAGGTCCGCGTCCGAGAGCGAACGCACCAGGGGGCCCTCCGCCTCGCGCTGCCCCAACTGCCCAAGGATGTCCGCGGCGAACTTGCGTTGGTCCGGGTCCGGATGGGCCAGCAGGTCCACCAACGGGCCCAACGCAACACTGCCCAACCCCGCGAGCGCCTCCGCCGCCGCGTTCCGAGCCCCCGTCTCCCCTCGCTCCCCCAGCACGGAGATAAGCCGGGCCGCGAGCTCGCTCGAGGCGGGCATCCGCTTGAGGGCCTCCGCCGCGACGTGGCGCACGCGCCAGCTCTCGTCATGCAAGCCGACGATGAGAATCTCCAGAACGCCCGCGGTGCACGGGTCCAGCGACTGGAGTGCGAGGTAGCGCGCCTCTTCCTCGACCGGGGGCTCGGAGTGGGGGTTCATGTGTCGAAGACCTGGTCAGACCCTGGCTGGAGGTAGAACCAGAGGGCGTAGGCCCCCAGGGCCGTGCCCAGGGGAACATTGGGAATGGCGAGGATGCCCAGCACCAGTGTCAGCGTCCTCGACCACGCTTTGCGGTAGAGCAACCCGAAGCCGGTGATGACACCCGGCAACCCCAGCAGCGCCAGGCACCCGCCCACGCCCATGCCCACGGCAACAATCAGCGCCCGTTCCTCGGGCTTCGCGCTCGGCAACATCCCGCCCATCGCCCCGAAGAACAGCATCACTCCCACGGCGATGAGCACCGACAGCCCGTTGATGACGATGAAGAGGATGCCGAGGATTCGACGGTGCTGCTCCAGTCCTTGATGGCCCATCTCAATCCCCCATGTGTGCGCCTACGTCGTGTTCCTTGAAGACTCGCGCTCCAACTCCACGCGCAGCAATGCCTTGAGGTCCAGCAGCAGCCGGAGCCGGTCCGGTGGTCCACAGACACCGACGACAAAGGGCGTGTGTCCCGCCACCCTCAGCGCGGGCGCGGGCTTGATGTCGCCGCGCCGCACGCGCAGCACCTCCGCCACCCGGTCCACCTTCACCGCCACGCGCCGCGTGCCCAGCTTGCAGACCAGCAGCCGCGTCTTCGGTGTCTCCGGCCCCGGCGAGCCCAGGAGCCGGCACCGCAGGTCCACCACCGGCAGGATGAGGCCGCGCAGATGGAGCACACCCTCCACGAACGCCGGAGCGTGGGGGATGGGGGTGATGCGCTGGAGCGGGAGGATTTCCTCCACCCGCATGATGTCCAGCACGTACTCCTCCGCGCCGATGAAGAAGGCACAGAGTTGCACCACCGTGTCCGCGGCCGAGGACACTTCATCCGGGACCACGTGGGGACGCCGCGACAGCAGGTTGACGGAGTCCTTCATGGGGCGAGCGCCTGTTCCGCGTCCAAGAGGATGTAGAGCATGGGGCCACGCCGGCCCATGCCCACCACGCAATCCCTGTCACCCACGCGCAACCCCGGTGGCGGTGCCTCCAGCATGGACGGCTTGAGCTTCACCACGCCCACCACGCCATCCACCCACACCCCCGCGGGCCCCGTCTCCGTGCGCAGCACGAGGATGCGAGCACTCCGGGGCGGCGCCGGCGCGTCGGGCCCGGCGACCAGGGGCGCCCGCTCCGCCAGCCGCAGCCGCACCTTGACGTCGTACACGGGCAGCAGCTCACCGCGCAGGTTCATCACCCCCAGGAGCTGAGGCTCGGCGCGGGGAATCTCCGTCAACGGCGGGACCTTGGAGATTTCACGCACCCCCCGGATGGGGACCGCGTAGCACTCCCCTTCCAGGCGGAAGGCCAGGTACTCCTCGGGCACCTCTTCGGGGGCCGAGGGCAATACGCCGTCGCTGCCCGCCGCGAAGTCCTGGAGCCCGGAGACGTCCTCGTCAGGACGGTAGAAGAAGTCGTCGAGCAGTTCCGAGAACCGGGACACAGCGACGCAGGATAGCAGCCGGCGCGCCCGTCCGCAGCGAGGGTCAGGCGCGACGCCGCTCCACGGCCATGCCCTCTTCCAGGAGCGCCGCCACGTCCAGCACCAGGACGGTGCGCCGGTTGCCCAGTTCGGTGGCGCCGGAGATGCCCCGGACGGACTGGAGCCGGCCCCCCAGGGGCTTGGTGACGATGTCCTGCTGACCGTGCAATTCGTCCACGGCGATGCCCAAGCGCTCCTGGGCCAGGCCCACCACCACCACGAAGTGGCGGCTCACCGGACGCTCCGGCAAGGCGAACATGCGAGACAGCCGCACGAAGGGCAACGTCTGTCCGCGCAGGTCCAGGACCTCGCGCCGCTCCACGGTGCGGATTTCCTTGGGCTGGACGGAGATGATTTCCAGCACGCTGTTGAGCGGCACCGCGTAGGTGCGGCCACTGACGCCCACCAGCAGCGCGCGAATGATGGCCAGCGTGACGGGGAGCGTGAGGTGAAAGGCGGTGCCCTTTCCGCGCTCGCTCCACACGTCGATGATGCCCGACAGGTTGCCCAGGTTGTTCTTCACCACATCCAGGCCGACGCCCCGGCCTGAGAGCTCGGACACGCTGCGGGCGGTGGAGAAGCCGGGCTGGAAGATGAGGTTGAGCAGCTCCCTCCGGCTCATCTCCTGGGCCTGCGCGAAGGTGATGAGGCCGCGCGTGATGGCCACCTCGCGAACGCGCACCTCGTCGATGCCGGAGCCGTCGTCACTCACCTCGATGACGACGTGGTTGCCCTTCTGCTCGGCGCGCAGGCCCACCACCGCGCGCCGGGGCTTGCCTGCGGCCAGACGGGCGTCGGGGGATTCGACGCCGTGGTCGATGGCGTTGCGGATGAGGTGCATCAGCGGGTCGCTGAGTTCCTCGACGATGAGCTTGTCCAGCTCCACCTCACCGCCGCTGATGGCGAGCTCGATTTCCTTGCCCGCCTCGCGGGTGATGCGTCGCACCAGCCGTGCCAGCTTGTCGAACACCTGGCCGACGGGGACCATCCGCGCTTCCAGGAGGCCTTCCTGAAGGGCTTCCAGCTTGCGCTCCAGGCCTCGCGTTTCGCGCGCCAGCTCCTGGCCGAATAGCTTGGAGAGCGCCACCGCGCCGTCCTGCCTCGCGGACTCCGCGAGCCGCTGGAGATTGGCCTTGATGAGCAGCAGCTCGCCCACCATGTTGATGAGGCCATCCAGGCGACCGATGTCCACCCGCACGGTCTGCGTCAGGGAGCGCAGCGACGTGTCCGCCGTCAGCGCCGCAGGGGTGCTCACGGGGGCGCCGGCCGGTGCCGCTGGGGCTACCGAGAGGCCCTTGGGTGATGCCTTGGCGGCGCCCTGGAGGTAGGCGACGACGGGCACGCTGGAGGGTCCGGGCACGGGAGTCAGTGAAGGCGAGCCGCTGGCATTGGCAGGCACGTCGGCGTCCGACGTGGGCCATTCCAGGGGCCCGGGCTCCGTGTCTTCCGGTACGTGCGAAAGGAGCGGCTGCTGCGCCTCGGGAGACATCGCGGCGGGCGTCGCGCGCACACCCTTCTTCTTTCCGCCGCCCTTGGGCGACGTCGAATGCCCTGCCGCGGG
This DNA window, taken from Myxococcus xanthus, encodes the following:
- a CDS encoding response regulator — its product is MTQQIRALVVDDSQAMRRSIMYALQRLSGVVCTEAQDGAEGLKKLTQGRFDLVLTDINMPLMDGLKLISHIRQATEYRNVPIIVVTTEGAAADRERAMKLGASAYLVKPVQAKVVLDTVRDLLKLD
- a CDS encoding putative ABC exporter domain-containing protein, which produces MSFPRAVAFLWAATWRNRIRRQLERLRKPRYLLGVLVGAAYLYSVFFRRLDFRGSAGTVPEGVRLFAELSLVGSALGTLFAAWALGRDRPSLTFSETEVVQLFPAPVSRRALLQYKLVRGLLGTSLGALFATLFLGRTISPHPALFFVGACLALGTLYLHSTAASFVRTRLSAWGLWGQVVRWGAVGGVLALVALAVFTSLREHPVPEDLSSGRALRGWLQALTVSPGVAAVLWPGRLLVAPALAQSVGDFLWALPPALALMAAHYGWVLWAEVPFEETAVVRAESRSRERMLRASGRMTRVGSLTLSRPPFRLLPRGRPEVALIWKNLIARKRMGGGFAVFLAFIILGGAIAAMMGDTRLFTDTRRVLGPVALALSVMLTVVGPSAFRMDLRMDLPKLDLLRAMPLTGRQVVRAQLAASSLALASFQLALLAVALVLGPGVEASRLGGWWWPGGLALAFLLPAVSLSGLFVQNAAVVLFPSWVPADTGERARGIEAMGQRLLAVVGTLVVMLVGLIPAGLVALVVGLPVSTLLGPWALPVAGFVAAGVLVGEVWLGVMALGHAFERLDVSEDRPE
- a CDS encoding ABC transporter ATP-binding protein, with amino-acid sequence MDSVLRVEGLEKAYGEVKAVQGLTFEVAPGEVLGLVGPNGAGKTSTLRCLAGILPPSSGRILVAGYDLSRTPVDAKRALAFLPDEPRFFEYLTVWEHLNFTARLYGVEDWEERGRALLEEMELTGKEKSLPGELSRGMKQKLSIACGFLHSPKLILLDEPLTGLDPIGIRRMKASLRRRAEEGAALVLSSHLLPLVEELCHRLLVIAGGKAMALGSLEDIRARLSGAEGEHASLEELFVRITSSGTQAP
- a CDS encoding CheR family methyltransferase yields the protein MARFDDGRPEMSAEEFRLLRDHVYSHCGILVHEDMKFVMERRLWPRLELLGLPDYGAYHRYLRYDANRHAELEAAVESLTTHETYFFREPTQLKAFTDELLPVVGQRNARLRRLRVWSAGCSSGEEAYTLAMLLKDSRRFDDWDVEVLGTDISRRVLAMARRAEYGPSALRATSPELLERHFVSLGNSRVRVRDEVRAWVSFGHHNLLDEVGSQLVPRMDVVFCRNVLIYFDLAARRKFLRIVRDRLVPGGYLLLGHSENLLNLGSDFEFVHLRGDLVYRRPELDEGARR
- a CDS encoding protein-glutamate methylesterase/protein-glutamine glutaminase, with translation MSSKGVISVLVIDDSAHNRRTLSTMLESEPDVRVVDRAADGEEGLKKVVDLKPDVVTLDLEMPKLGGYTFLRLLMRTAPTPVIVISSYSHRSDVFKALELGAFDFIAKPQHPTFEAMEALRVELLEKVRAARHVRPGYRHAAPGARAMAVAGEPPLVVAVGASTGGPPAVQRVLEGLAVEPTPCVLVCQHMPPQFTRAFADRLDRIGPFSVTEARDGDLVQPGHVYIAPGGRHMVVAERGSRLELQTPPPTPVDKYAPCVDRLFVSMAQVLGAKALGVVLTGMGADGAEGARAVHRAGGEVWAQSEETSVVFGMPGEAIATGAVKRVIPLGDIGPALAALARRRR